Proteins encoded together in one Kitasatospora albolonga window:
- a CDS encoding levansucrase, translating into MSEESIRTYLGTVERQLAADGCGPRWEQWGGSPVLIGRRADFRMRWAATKLHLFTVATAVPEITVQTVEGFTAQALRYAKTNKGGLPVGFQTGLAVFPVLVSDRVDPAAMAWAEEKQRNQFGCFARPVVVDAANGYAGYYQGKPMVGLAYAAHLIEKGDLYFRSAPVA; encoded by the coding sequence ATGAGCGAAGAGTCGATACGTACGTACCTGGGCACGGTGGAACGGCAGCTCGCCGCCGACGGATGCGGGCCCCGCTGGGAGCAGTGGGGCGGTTCCCCCGTGCTGATCGGGCGGCGGGCCGACTTCCGGATGCGCTGGGCGGCCACCAAGCTGCACCTGTTCACCGTCGCCACCGCCGTCCCCGAGATCACGGTGCAGACCGTCGAGGGCTTCACGGCCCAGGCGCTGCGCTACGCCAAGACCAACAAGGGCGGGCTGCCCGTGGGGTTCCAGACCGGGCTGGCCGTCTTCCCCGTGCTCGTCAGCGACCGGGTGGACCCGGCGGCCATGGCCTGGGCCGAGGAGAAGCAGCGTAACCAGTTCGGCTGCTTCGCCCGGCCCGTCGTCGTGGACGCCGCGAACGGCTACGCGGGCTACTACCAGGGCAAGCCGATGGTGGGGCTCGCGTACGCCGCCCATCTGATCGAGAAGGGCGACCTGTACTTCCGCTCCGCCCCGGTGGCCTGA